The nucleotide sequence GATGTGAATGAATATGGCACAACTTATGTCGGTGAAACCTTTGTTGCTAATTGTTTAAAAACCATAAGTCAGGGAGAAGCAATTTATTCTCGAATTCCTAAAGGAATTTGTCGCTATCAAGATTTATATTTAGTCACCCGCAACCCTCAAAAACCCTTATCTTCTTTACAATTTAATCACCATCCCCAAGGAAAAATCGAACAGTGTGAATTAACCGAAGCCGGAAACCTTTTAATCAAAGGATGGGTATCAGAAATCAATCCTAATAGCCAATTAAAAGAAATTTTAGTCTTCATTAATGGAACATTAATAAAAAATTGTTTATTATCTTCTCAACCCTCAGCTTCTGACTCTCAATGGTCTTGGTCTTATCAACTTCCCCTGGCCAAAATTTCTCAGCAAGACATCATTCTGATTAAAGCCGTCAATACTCAAGGCTTAGAATGGGTTTTTGAAACAACGACGGTAGAAACTTTAATTCAAACCTATACGGTCTTTTTATAAATCCTCTTTTTTAATATATTTTATCAAAAGTTAAAAACTATTAATACATAGTTTACGAATTATCTCTGAAAGAGAATAAAAAAACCTCCTGATTCTATACTCAAATCAGAGTGTACTACTTCAGATTCTTTACCCTTAAGTACAATGTCAAATTTGCAACCAGTATCTAACCCCGTACCTAGAGAAACCCAAATCTCTACCCTACAATTAATTATGTTTGATAGTGAAGTCGATACCCTGATTGGAGGAGAGGGAGCAGATTCGTTCTTTTTGCGTCAAAATGGAGATCAAATTCCTCCCTTAACTCCGGCTGCGTCTCTGATTGGTACTAACCAAGACGATACTTTAGAAGGAACGAGCAATCGTGATGTTATCCCCGGTCGGGATGGAAATGACATGATTTCCAGTTTCCTGGGAGATGATTTTATTGAAGGACAAAATGGCAATGATATTCTGTTTTCCGGTCAAGGAAATGATTTAGTCATCGGAAGTTCAGGAGTTGATACCCTGTTTGGTGATATCGGAGTTGATACCGCTTATGGTGGGTCAGAAGAGGATATCGTGTTTGGAAATAACGACGCAGATACTCTGTTTGGAGATGGCGGGGATGATAGTATTTATGGCGGTCAAGGAAATGATAGTCTGATTGGCGGGACTGGAAACGATTTACTATTAGGCGACCGGGGAAATGATACCCTTTTAGGTATTTCTAGTGATAGTTTAGGATATACCATGATTACAGATTTTAATGGAGATGAAGATAAGTTACTATTAGCAGGAACTCCAGACTTGTATGCGATTGATAGTTCCCCTGCAAATGTCCCTGAAGGGGTTGCTATTTTCAAGATTAATACAACAAATAACTCAAAACAATTATTAGCAATTGTTCAAGGGGATATAGCATCGACATTTGATAGTAATCAATATGTCTTTATTTAATTCTTTTTAGAACTTGAAACCACCCCTTGCGACCAATAAAATCTTTAATCAAATCCTAGGGGTGGATTCTCCAAACAAACAGAAATTATTCCAGAAGCTATCCCAACAATAAACTGGGAAAAATTGTAAACAAATGTAAACTATTTTAAAGAAACTCCCCGGTTTGTAAATAAATTATTAAAGATTTCATAAAATCCTCTAAAAATTCTCTAAGTTTGTCCTTAAATTAATTATAGAACTATTACAATACAAATACTCACGGGATCACGGTGTTTGTTGATTTTGTACTGACATCTCACCGGATTTTAAGGGAGCATCAAAGTTTTTGTCCGGCGTTAAAAACAATGAAATCTTTATGAAAAAAATAACAGAAACAAAAACTAATTTACCGACTAGAAATATACTTTCTTTCCTGAGTTCAATTGATGGTGTATTAGAAAATTGGGGTTATAAACGAATTGGCATCCCTTGGGAACAAGTGGAATATAATCCCCGATTTCATCAACCCGATGTTAAGGATATTCAACCCGGAGAAACGGTTTATGTTCGCTTTGTTGGATATCGAGATGGGGATAGAATTTGTTGTCCAGCAAAAGTTAGTCGAAAATTACCCAACCCATTAAAATAATATGAAATCCTTAAATTAGTGCTACAGATGGCAAGGGAACAGGGAACAGGGAACAGGGAACAGGGGGAAAAGAAAATAGGGAATAGGGGATAGAAAAAATTGATTAGCCACCCGATCAAGTATTTGTAGCAAACATTTAAGAATTTCATATAACAATGTCAACGTCGCACTTTAAAATAAGGATTAGGGTCTTCTGCAATCCATCCCAAATCTGAATTATAACGAATTTCAAAATGCAGATGGGATACTTTACTATCGGGTTGTCCCGTTGTTCCTACTGTCCCTAATACATCCCCTAAATTAACCGATTGACCCACTTTTACCCCAATATTATCCAGATGAGCAAAACGGGTTTGTTTTCCCGACCCATGATTAACTACCACTAATTTTCCATAGCCTTCCCGTTCTCCCGCAAAGGCAATTTTTCCGGCTCCAACGGATAAAACTGGAGTTCCCACTGTTGCAATTAAATCTAAACCACTGTGGAACACAACCCGACCCAAAACCGGATTTAATTGCCAACCATAACCCATTTGTATCGTTGTCGGTTGCGGTAATGGATAACCCGATAAGACGAATAAAGCGGGAATCGGGGGGCCTTTTGGCGACCAATTCACACCGGGTAAAAATAATACCGTTGGTTGCGTTTGACAGCCATTGATCTCAAAAACCACGTCAGGACGGGCCTGATAAGCTTTAGCCACTTCCTGCCACTGACGACCGGGGGGAACTTCCACCTGAATCCCATTATAGGGCGGAATCAGAATTTCTTGTCCGATCGCTACGGGTTGCCGTTGTAAAATCGGATTCATCCCTAGTAAGGTTGCCGGAATTAAATTATATTGACGGGCGATACTATCTACCGTTTCCCCAGCTGCAATGCGATGACGTTTTAAACGAGAGAGTACCGGGGTTGGACAAACCGCTTCAGCTTCTGGTTGAACTTCTTGTGATTTTATTGAAGGTAGGGGACTCGCTAACATCCCGATTAGACTTCCCATCAACCCCAACAAGACTATTCCTAAACGTTGAAACCTCATGATCATTTATCAAAATTTAACTGAAAACGAGCGGATCACCCACCGATCGCCAAGTCATTGATTAGCAATGGGTTTGGGCGAATATCTGAATCAACAAAGTGGCTCACAGATCACAAACTCAAGGTTCAAGATGTGCTAAGTAAAGTTAAAGAGTCGTGATTCAAGACTTTTGATCTTAAGATTAGAGGACAGAGAACCTATTCCGGTAGACCCTCAACAGAATTGTATTTCCAGACGGCAGCACAAATGGATTTATCTTTCAAACAGTTTACGGTATACCTGACTTTACTCTCCCTCGGTGGAGGTGCGGGATGGTTAGGAAGTCGCTATGTCCAAACCAACAGCCCCACCCAGTTATCGGCGACGGTAGCTGTCGTCAAACCCTTGGCGACCATTCCTCCCCCAATGGTTACTGAACAGCAGGTAATTGACCGCAGTAGTCCTAATTTTATTGCAGAAGCCGCAGAAATTGTTGGCCCGACGGTGGTTCGGATTGATGCGACGCGCAAATCGGAACAAGACGTCCCCGATGCCTTTAAAAATCCCCTATTTAAACGCTTTTTTGGCAATCAAATCCCCACACCAGAAGATCGAGTTCGCCGAGGAACAGGTTCAGGATTTATTCTGCATTCTGATGGTCGCATTATTACCAATGCTCATGTTGTCGATGGGGCCGATACCGTCCAAGTCACCCTGAAAGATGGTCGGGTCTTTGAAGGGAAAGTCAAAGGGGTTGACCCGGTGACGGATGTGGCGGCGGTGAAAATTGAGAGTAAGGAGTTACCGACGGCTCCGATAGGTTTCTCGGAGAATTTAGTTCCGGGACAGTGGGCGATCGCCATTGGTAATCCGTTAGGCTTAGATAATACCGTAACCATTGGCATTATTAGCGCCACAGGACGTTCGGCTACCCAAGTAGGCATTCCCGATAAACGAGTTCGCTTCATTCAAACCGATGCCGCCATTAATCCAGGGAATTCTGGGGGGCCGTTGTTAAACGATCAAGGTCATGTGATTGGGATTAATACGGCAATTCGAGCCAATGCTCAAGGGTTAGGATTTGCGATTCCCATTGAAACAGCGATTCGCATGGCGAGTCAACTGTTTGTTAAGGGTAAAGCCGATCATCCTTATGTAGGGGTGCAAATGGTGGAATTAAATCCGGCGGTGAAAGCGGAAATGAATCAACAACTGGAAGTTGACCTCACCCAAGATACGGGGGTAATTGTGGTGCGGGTGGTGGAGAATTCGGCGGCGGCTCAAGTCGGAATTCTCAAAGGAGATATTCTGGTGAAAGTAGACGGCGTTGCGGTTAACACTCCATCTCAAGTTCAAGAACAAATTGAAACCAAAGCCGTTGGAGAGGAACTCCCGATCGAAATTAATCGCCAGGGTCAAAAACAAACCCTAATTGTTAAAACCGGGGTGTTCCCCGAATCTGCCTTAGCAGGAGAATTTAATAATTAGGGCGGGAAACAGGGTTAATTGGGGTCAATGGAATGGGTTCGAGAGAGGTTTTCTTCTAGGTGCATCCGTTGTTCCATCTGACGTAAAAAGTAACCCGTCATCATTGCTGATGCTAACAAACCCGCCAAGTTTTCCCGGTTGGTGGTAATCTGCACGTCAAAGTGATCGGAGGGTAAGACCCCGACTAATCCTTGGACGTTTCTACTAATAATTTCTTTAATTTCTGAACTCGCAGACTGAGCCACCGTTGCCAAAACGTCAGGATGTTGACTTTGCAGGTAGGTCAACAACGGGTTTTCGGCGGTTTCTTGAACATCAGATTTGGGAAAGTCAGGGTTAAAAACCATGATGTGCGTCTCTATGTCAGGCTTATGCTATTTCTAGTTTATCCTACTGTGCCGGAGAATCGAGGGGTAAATCTTCGGCAAAATTCAAAGATAATTGTTTAGGAAGCTGATCGACTTGGAAATACTGATGGAATTTTTTCGTGACTTGTAGCCAATAGGAGCGAGCGTTGGGTTGTTTGCGTTTGTGAACAAATCCTAGTTCTACCAGTTCTTGAACTTGTTGATACGCTCCTGATCCTCTTAATTCAACTAAATCGGTTTGGGTAATTCCCCCGTTGAGGGCGATGGCGGCTAAGGTTCTTAAGGCGCCGACTCCTAACTCTGGAGCGACTAAGGTGTGCATTAACTCCATATAGGCTTCTCGGAGTTGTAAGGTATATCCAGAGTCGGTTTCTACCACTTCTAAGGCGCTATCTCGATGGGCATAGTCGGACATGAGTTGAATTAATGCTTCTTCAACTTCTTTGCGATCGCACCCTGCTAATTCTGCTAGTCCTCCAATGGAAAGGGGTTGACCTTTTAAATACAAAATTGCTTCAATTTTCGCCAATAAACTCATGTTTAAGCACAGATTACAGGTCACGGTTTGGAGTCCATAACTGTTGACTGTACACAGTTACCTGCTAACCGTCAACTTTTCATAGTAACTCAGAGTCAGTAGTCAGGAATAAGAGGAGCATTTTTTAACAGTTAACAGTCAACACCTCAACCGTCGT is from Planktothrix serta PCC 8927 and encodes:
- a CDS encoding calcium-binding protein, which translates into the protein MSNLQPVSNPVPRETQISTLQLIMFDSEVDTLIGGEGADSFFLRQNGDQIPPLTPAASLIGTNQDDTLEGTSNRDVIPGRDGNDMISSFLGDDFIEGQNGNDILFSGQGNDLVIGSSGVDTLFGDIGVDTAYGGSEEDIVFGNNDADTLFGDGGDDSIYGGQGNDSLIGGTGNDLLLGDRGNDTLLGISSDSLGYTMITDFNGDEDKLLLAGTPDLYAIDSSPANVPEGVAIFKINTTNNSKQLLAIVQGDIASTFDSNQYVFI
- a CDS encoding nucleotide exchange factor GrpE; amino-acid sequence: MKKITETKTNLPTRNILSFLSSIDGVLENWGYKRIGIPWEQVEYNPRFHQPDVKDIQPGETVYVRFVGYRDGDRICCPAKVSRKLPNPLK
- a CDS encoding LysM peptidoglycan-binding domain-containing M23 family metallopeptidase, which gives rise to MRFQRLGIVLLGLMGSLIGMLASPLPSIKSQEVQPEAEAVCPTPVLSRLKRHRIAAGETVDSIARQYNLIPATLLGMNPILQRQPVAIGQEILIPPYNGIQVEVPPGRQWQEVAKAYQARPDVVFEINGCQTQPTVLFLPGVNWSPKGPPIPALFVLSGYPLPQPTTIQMGYGWQLNPVLGRVVFHSGLDLIATVGTPVLSVGAGKIAFAGEREGYGKLVVVNHGSGKQTRFAHLDNIGVKVGQSVNLGDVLGTVGTTGQPDSKVSHLHFEIRYNSDLGWIAEDPNPYFKVRR
- a CDS encoding HhoA/HhoB/HtrA family serine endopeptidase, which produces MDLSFKQFTVYLTLLSLGGGAGWLGSRYVQTNSPTQLSATVAVVKPLATIPPPMVTEQQVIDRSSPNFIAEAAEIVGPTVVRIDATRKSEQDVPDAFKNPLFKRFFGNQIPTPEDRVRRGTGSGFILHSDGRIITNAHVVDGADTVQVTLKDGRVFEGKVKGVDPVTDVAAVKIESKELPTAPIGFSENLVPGQWAIAIGNPLGLDNTVTIGIISATGRSATQVGIPDKRVRFIQTDAAINPGNSGGPLLNDQGHVIGINTAIRANAQGLGFAIPIETAIRMASQLFVKGKADHPYVGVQMVELNPAVKAEMNQQLEVDLTQDTGVIVVRVVENSAAAQVGILKGDILVKVDGVAVNTPSQVQEQIETKAVGEELPIEINRQGQKQTLIVKTGVFPESALAGEFNN
- a CDS encoding DUF760 domain-containing protein — translated: MVFNPDFPKSDVQETAENPLLTYLQSQHPDVLATVAQSASSEIKEIISRNVQGLVGVLPSDHFDVQITTNRENLAGLLASAMMTGYFLRQMEQRMHLEENLSRTHSIDPN
- the scpB gene encoding SMC-Scp complex subunit ScpB, which translates into the protein MSLLAKIEAILYLKGQPLSIGGLAELAGCDRKEVEEALIQLMSDYAHRDSALEVVETDSGYTLQLREAYMELMHTLVAPELGVGALRTLAAIALNGGITQTDLVELRGSGAYQQVQELVELGFVHKRKQPNARSYWLQVTKKFHQYFQVDQLPKQLSLNFAEDLPLDSPAQ